The Enterococcus rotai genome includes a window with the following:
- a CDS encoding MFS transporter: MTRRKYYNDPQFLLPMGMLISNIGNGMYVLAVGMILYNQTGKTSSFALILVLEAVLAFLTQSFASIAADNGRAKSAAVISEILRGIIIVIAGFFSMLGITSSLVFAATLLSLLRPFYRTSIFTIGPLIAHDSDLAKYNARTSTYQQIGQFMGAGFAGIIIAIFSPYVAIFINGISYFCSAFFVKISYIPNQQEESILEFFNNFKLFSPKNVLHDWKEMILHLAKHRIILFIALIGTIDFVIVSFINLTYAPLLSFINVGSSWLSIWDSLFAIGAIIGVNLFGRNEKIHHTFYIALIALSIEGIAIGLLVIDQKYIICVAMLLLGITNAISVSMFSFTLQMKSKQEFMGRVSGIRQMLISFSTTMLIPVLSTTINMNFKKGIMLMTTIIIICVLVASFLLRSIIFKKKGVNDVD, from the coding sequence ATGACTAGAAGAAAGTATTATAATGATCCACAATTTTTATTACCAATGGGAATGCTTATTTCGAATATTGGTAATGGAATGTATGTATTAGCAGTGGGAATGATTTTATATAATCAAACAGGGAAAACATCGTCGTTTGCTTTAATCCTTGTCCTAGAAGCAGTGTTGGCTTTTTTGACGCAGTCTTTTGCTAGTATTGCAGCTGATAATGGGCGAGCAAAATCAGCTGCTGTTATTTCCGAGATATTAAGAGGAATAATTATTGTAATAGCAGGCTTTTTTTCAATGCTAGGAATAACATCGTCATTAGTCTTTGCCGCAACATTATTGAGTTTACTAAGACCCTTTTATAGAACTTCAATTTTTACAATAGGCCCTTTGATAGCGCATGATTCTGATTTAGCTAAATACAATGCAAGAACGTCAACCTACCAGCAAATAGGTCAATTTATGGGTGCAGGATTTGCAGGAATTATTATTGCGATTTTTTCACCATATGTAGCTATTTTCATTAATGGTATATCTTATTTTTGTTCAGCTTTTTTCGTGAAAATTTCATATATACCCAATCAACAAGAAGAGTCTATTTTAGAATTTTTTAACAATTTTAAACTATTTTCTCCTAAGAACGTTTTACATGATTGGAAAGAAATGATTCTTCATTTAGCTAAGCATAGAATTATCCTTTTTATTGCCCTCATTGGTACGATTGATTTTGTTATTGTTTCTTTTATTAATTTAACATATGCACCGTTGCTATCTTTTATAAATGTAGGAAGTAGTTGGTTATCCATTTGGGACTCTTTATTTGCTATCGGAGCAATAATTGGGGTTAATCTATTTGGACGAAACGAAAAGATTCATCATACGTTTTATATAGCATTAATTGCTTTATCTATTGAAGGTATAGCGATTGGCTTACTAGTTATTGATCAGAAATATATTATTTGTGTTGCAATGTTATTGCTAGGAATTACTAATGCTATATCAGTATCTATGTTTAGCTTTACATTACAAATGAAAAGCAAACAGGAGTTTATGGGAAGAGTATCTGGTATTCGTCAAATGTTGATTTCATTTTCAACTACGATGTTAATACCAGTACTATCTACGACTATTAATATGAACTTTAAAAAGGGGATCATGCTTATGACAACAATTATTATTATTTGTGTGCTTGTTGCTTCATTTCTCTTACGATCTATTATTTTTAAAAAAAAGGGAGTCAATGATGTTGATTAA
- a CDS encoding AMP-binding protein: MEIKMTEVQKAYLLGRNESFDAKTGTHMYLEVKYKGNIQEFQDALNKVIQVQPMLRAKVKNMETFEIINNFNYEIIVSSKSNDEMKSFRERTRERLSHKLYQSGDFPLYTFEAVKNVEEPSNYLIFISIDLLIADGLSLFQLFDDIKKTVKNDRVKLTDVSDLLLEINDSYLNSKKSARYEKDREYWKQKIETLPDAPNLLVKEEKASHSKFARKEYIYTAEKLSKLKEIAERRKISLNSLFLTLYSTALQQWSENKKFTINVTTFKRSRGEKYLSVIGDFTSTVLVPTDIDMNKTILENTLDTHRNIFSSFRRSSFEGIEVLRELKKRGRQPLMPYVFTSMLFDFDKFDELGEIDYWISETAQVYLDCQMKIVNGSLNISWDYLKEIFEINQIDEMFQFFIQSIDGFLLDEEIDVRSISKKLNQLIEQKYFKYNSSPSIIKKNTQSILSAFKKVKKEFPEKLAFSEVDDSITFNELDRKSDDLAEVIGREKQRYDFKKIRIGIVGKKSIESTVQMLAVIKTSDSFCFISEDMPENRYRKLLKTSNIQLLIKGERVFRAEPSLRLENEYQEIPNDELYVIFTSGTTGEPKGISISERPVLNTIDDIIARTRVNQEDVLFNVSDLSFDLSVFDLLTPLLSGCETILCPNSSNLYPFKEKILQATFWNSTPGLVQTLLSIFDCKIMNIRNILMSGDFIPADLVYQIKGTFLNEELNIFSLGGATEASIWSIYYPLNDFSDRRVPYGYPLSNQNYYVLDRNDCLVNSNVSGELVIAGEGLANGYLLKNQNHGVFYEHAQWGPIYRTGDKGYLTDEGYVNILGRMESELKVNGYRIDLIEIEHSLSSIKDISETKVVVKENQNEKKYLSAFYTTNTMNEISHEIFRSELRKVLPTYMIPSSFTHLNTLPLTSNGKINLKKLKEMEPKASQKFTEKELELFDLWTQVIDLEENNTRLTKSATFFEIGGDSIKLPELLYKINNKYNVDITIEELLNHFSLNDQARYLEKIKQEDNNFKTNQFLTQLKKGTSEKSIVFIHAGSGEIGIYNELAKNIDSKYNVFAIRFKKDIKKSAPRVIDFTKLAKEYNEYLENFESIDYLGGWCIGGTIGYEISKINSKVNNLFMINTMPPVENKIQKFEFQLKNEQQFIYETFDYKVESAVNTDELWEQIILLLEKRLDLMPKLLKIVPNELARLIPFFGESSPRELIYYINLFRSFETARHLYEDSTSVLKDIFYFGAESEKIPNYVQWRQHVKGSWIEKHISGDHTTIFEGDNVKLLARAMNQTFRKKEEKQ, translated from the coding sequence ATGGAAATAAAAATGACAGAAGTTCAAAAAGCGTATCTTTTAGGGAGAAATGAATCTTTTGATGCAAAGACTGGTACTCATATGTATTTGGAAGTTAAGTATAAAGGAAATATTCAGGAATTTCAGGATGCGTTAAACAAAGTAATACAAGTACAACCGATGTTAAGAGCAAAAGTAAAAAATATGGAAACGTTTGAAATTATCAATAATTTTAATTATGAAATAATCGTTAGCTCAAAATCTAATGATGAAATGAAGAGTTTTAGAGAGAGAACAAGAGAACGGTTATCACATAAATTATATCAATCTGGTGATTTTCCATTGTATACTTTTGAAGCAGTAAAAAATGTAGAGGAACCTAGTAATTATTTGATTTTTATAAGTATAGATTTATTAATAGCTGATGGTCTAAGTTTATTTCAGTTGTTTGATGACATAAAAAAGACAGTGAAAAATGATCGAGTAAAATTAACAGACGTGTCTGACCTTCTTTTAGAAATAAATGACTCATACTTAAATTCAAAAAAATCTGCAAGGTATGAGAAAGATAGAGAATATTGGAAACAAAAGATAGAGACTTTGCCAGATGCGCCAAATTTATTAGTGAAGGAAGAAAAAGCAAGTCACAGTAAATTTGCTAGAAAAGAATATATTTATACAGCAGAGAAGCTTTCAAAACTAAAAGAGATTGCTGAAAGAAGAAAAATATCATTAAATTCGCTCTTTTTAACTCTTTATAGTACTGCTCTGCAACAATGGTCTGAAAATAAGAAATTTACAATCAATGTTACTACATTTAAAAGGTCGAGAGGAGAAAAATATTTATCGGTTATAGGTGATTTTACTAGTACAGTCTTAGTTCCAACTGATATTGATATGAATAAAACGATTTTAGAGAATACGTTAGACACTCATAGAAACATCTTTTCAAGTTTTAGACGATCTTCTTTTGAAGGAATCGAAGTTCTAAGAGAATTAAAAAAGCGTGGACGTCAGCCTTTAATGCCATATGTATTTACTTCTATGCTATTTGATTTTGATAAATTTGATGAATTAGGCGAAATAGACTATTGGATTTCGGAAACAGCTCAAGTATATCTGGATTGTCAAATGAAAATAGTGAATGGAAGCTTGAATATTAGTTGGGACTACTTAAAAGAGATTTTTGAAATCAATCAGATAGATGAAATGTTCCAGTTCTTTATTCAAAGTATTGATGGCTTTCTTTTGGACGAAGAAATTGATGTAAGAAGTATATCAAAAAAACTCAATCAGTTGATCGAACAAAAGTATTTTAAGTATAATTCGAGTCCATCAATTATTAAAAAAAATACTCAAAGTATATTATCAGCGTTTAAAAAAGTAAAAAAAGAATTTCCTGAAAAATTAGCTTTTTCTGAAGTAGATGATTCAATAACTTTTAATGAATTAGACAGAAAAAGCGATGACTTGGCTGAAGTGATAGGTAGAGAAAAACAGCGATACGATTTTAAAAAAATTAGGATAGGAATAGTCGGTAAAAAGTCTATTGAAAGCACAGTTCAAATGCTGGCGGTAATCAAAACTTCAGATTCTTTTTGCTTTATTTCAGAAGATATGCCTGAAAATAGATATAGAAAATTGTTAAAAACGAGCAATATTCAGCTTCTGATAAAAGGAGAACGAGTCTTCAGAGCTGAACCTAGTTTAAGGTTAGAAAATGAATATCAAGAGATTCCAAACGATGAACTTTATGTTATCTTTACTTCTGGAACAACTGGAGAACCAAAGGGAATATCAATTTCTGAGAGGCCAGTACTTAACACTATCGATGATATTATTGCAAGAACAAGAGTAAATCAAGAAGATGTTCTTTTTAATGTTTCAGACTTGTCTTTTGATCTGTCAGTGTTTGATCTATTAACTCCGTTACTTTCTGGATGTGAAACTATATTATGCCCAAATTCATCAAACTTGTATCCATTTAAAGAAAAAATTTTACAGGCAACTTTTTGGAATTCAACACCTGGGTTGGTGCAAACGCTCTTATCAATTTTTGATTGTAAAATTATGAATATTAGAAATATATTAATGAGTGGCGATTTTATTCCAGCAGATCTGGTCTATCAAATCAAAGGAACGTTTCTAAATGAAGAGTTGAATATTTTTAGTTTAGGAGGTGCAACTGAAGCATCTATCTGGTCAATTTACTATCCGCTCAACGATTTTTCAGACAGAAGAGTTCCCTATGGATATCCTCTAAGTAATCAGAATTATTACGTTTTAGATCGAAATGATTGCTTGGTTAATAGCAATGTAAGTGGTGAATTGGTCATTGCAGGTGAAGGACTAGCAAATGGATATTTGTTGAAAAATCAAAATCATGGTGTTTTCTATGAACATGCGCAATGGGGTCCAATTTATAGAACGGGTGATAAAGGCTATTTAACAGATGAAGGATATGTCAATATATTAGGTAGAATGGAATCAGAGTTGAAGGTTAATGGATATAGAATCGATCTAATTGAGATAGAACATAGTCTATCATCTATCAAGGATATAAGTGAAACTAAGGTTGTTGTCAAAGAAAATCAGAATGAGAAAAAGTATTTAAGCGCCTTCTATACTACAAACACTATGAATGAAATTAGTCATGAAATATTCAGGAGCGAATTAAGAAAAGTTTTACCAACATATATGATACCTAGTTCATTTACTCATTTAAATACATTACCATTAACAAGTAATGGGAAAATCAATCTTAAAAAATTAAAAGAAATGGAACCAAAAGCTAGTCAGAAGTTTACTGAGAAAGAACTTGAACTTTTCGACTTATGGACGCAAGTAATTGATCTAGAAGAAAATAACACTAGACTAACTAAAAGTGCAACATTTTTCGAAATAGGTGGTGACTCAATTAAATTACCTGAATTGCTTTATAAAATTAACAATAAGTATAATGTAGATATTACAATTGAAGAACTATTGAATCATTTTTCATTGAATGATCAGGCTCGTTATCTTGAAAAAATAAAACAAGAAGATAACAATTTTAAGACAAATCAATTTTTGACGCAATTAAAAAAGGGAACAAGTGAAAAAAGTATTGTATTTATCCATGCAGGATCTGGAGAAATAGGAATATATAATGAATTAGCTAAGAATATTGATTCAAAATATAATGTATTCGCAATTAGATTTAAAAAGGATATTAAAAAATCTGCTCCTAGAGTAATTGACTTTACAAAATTAGCTAAAGAGTACAATGAATATTTAGAAAATTTCGAATCTATTGATTATTTAGGTGGTTGGTGTATTGGAGGAACAATAGGGTATGAAATATCTAAGATAAATTCAAAAGTAAACAATCTTTTTATGATTAATACGATGCCACCAGTTGAAAATAAAATACAAAAATTCGAATTTCAGTTGAAAAATGAACAACAATTTATTTATGAAACATTTGATTATAAAGTAGAGAGTGCTGTAAATACAGATGAGCTTTGGGAACAAATTATTCTTTTATTAGAAAAGAGACTAGACTTGATGCCCAAATTGTTAAAAATTGTACCTAATGAGTTAGCAAGGCTAATCCCCTTTTTTGGTGAAAGTAGTCCACGAGAGCTAATTTATTATATCAATTTATTTAGAAGTTTTGAGACTGCAAGACATTTATATGAAGACTCAACGAGTGTTCTTAAAGACATTTTTTATTTTGGTGCTGAATCCGAAAAAATTCCTAATTATGTTCAGTGGAGGCAACATGTAAAAGGCAGTTGGATTGAAAAACATATATCAGGTGATCATACAACTATCTTTGAAGGAGATAATGTCAAATTATTAGCAAGGGCTATGAATCAGACATTTAGAAAAAAGGAGGAAAAACAATGA
- a CDS encoding AMP-binding protein encodes MMLIKEIESTVKRFPDKAALVDGEIVITYRNLLNSSRGIAELITNTQYNKIVTFTCGLLFDHEVTSIIAMIGCLYAECTYIPIEKGDPIAKIEKIILTANLDMILTNQLSEENTNYFNKIFPKLIIVDLATFDLFKNHDISFKKSLNCEEVYRLPTSGSTGHPKYVCQTSFAVDYYVKEYIKNLHITANDRLTLFSTLSHDASVVDIYTSLYSGATLYLCDLKNMKNIMLLDRWLKKNKITIWHSVPTFFRYFLRIHQKKNQLNHLKVFVLGGEAVLKHDYLKAAELFPAKPIYALYGQTESSYCSGQYLTHVDQVGCLGIANRCLDYRLKLENGEIYPVENYHTKGKIGELVLDYKIPVVGSYFKNNQRAEPKSIYSTGDIIEVREAGLYYIERKDTQVKVRGHRVQLAEIESAILSFFPNIKEVIVIQSKRSSGEPKIIACIESTIEYNCVDINEKLNKVLSSYMLLDGVYLFDYGELPKKNTGKLDRKKVSKIICNLKNDVV; translated from the coding sequence ATGATGTTGATTAAAGAAATTGAGTCTACAGTTAAACGTTTCCCAGATAAAGCAGCTCTTGTTGATGGAGAGATAGTAATAACTTATAGAAATTTATTAAATTCAAGCAGAGGAATAGCTGAATTAATTACTAATACTCAATACAATAAAATTGTTACTTTTACTTGTGGATTGCTGTTTGATCACGAGGTAACAAGTATTATTGCAATGATCGGCTGTCTATATGCCGAATGTACATATATACCTATTGAAAAAGGCGATCCAATTGCAAAAATTGAAAAGATAATTTTAACTGCAAATCTTGATATGATTCTAACAAACCAACTAAGTGAAGAAAATACAAACTATTTTAATAAAATCTTTCCCAAACTAATAATTGTAGATCTTGCCACTTTTGATTTATTTAAAAATCATGATATATCTTTTAAAAAAAGCTTAAACTGTGAAGAGGTTTATCGATTACCTACTTCGGGATCAACAGGTCATCCTAAGTATGTTTGCCAAACTTCTTTTGCAGTTGATTATTATGTTAAAGAATATATTAAAAATTTGCACATTACTGCAAATGACCGCCTAACACTATTTTCAACTCTTAGTCATGATGCTTCTGTTGTAGATATCTATACTTCACTTTATTCTGGGGCAACTCTATATTTGTGTGATTTAAAAAATATGAAAAATATAATGTTATTAGATAGATGGCTCAAAAAAAATAAAATTACTATCTGGCATAGTGTCCCTACTTTCTTTAGATATTTTTTAAGAATCCACCAGAAAAAAAATCAATTAAATCATTTAAAAGTTTTTGTTTTGGGTGGAGAAGCTGTTTTGAAACATGACTATTTAAAAGCTGCTGAATTGTTCCCAGCAAAACCAATATATGCTTTATATGGACAAACAGAGTCTTCTTACTGCTCTGGTCAATATCTGACTCATGTAGATCAGGTAGGATGTTTGGGTATTGCAAATAGATGTTTGGATTATAGACTAAAATTAGAAAATGGTGAAATATATCCTGTTGAGAATTATCATACAAAAGGTAAAATAGGTGAGCTTGTATTGGATTACAAAATACCTGTAGTTGGGAGTTACTTTAAAAATAATCAAAGAGCAGAACCAAAAAGTATATATAGTACTGGTGATATCATTGAAGTAAGGGAAGCTGGTCTTTATTATATTGAACGAAAGGATACACAAGTAAAAGTTCGAGGCCATCGAGTACAGCTGGCTGAGATTGAATCGGCAATTTTGTCTTTTTTTCCAAATATAAAAGAGGTAATTGTTATTCAATCTAAAAGATCTTCCGGTGAACCTAAGATTATTGCTTGTATTGAAAGTACTATAGAATATAATTGCGTTGATATCAATGAAAAATTGAATAAAGTATTATCGTCCTATATGTTATTGGATGGTGTTTACTTATTTGATTATGGAGAACTTCCTAAAAAAAACACTGGTAAACTTGATCGGAAAAAGGTATCCAAAATAATTTGCAACTTAAAAAATGATGTAGTATGA
- a CDS encoding acyl carrier protein produces MNIEKLLSGLVEEKVINDIIGNIEQFEYVPIKNLGVDSLALMELVLRIEEQAGIEIDFDEFEVDSVSTLNKISHFFNQSEELK; encoded by the coding sequence ATGAATATAGAGAAATTATTATCGGGTTTGGTTGAAGAAAAAGTCATTAATGATATCATCGGAAATATTGAACAGTTTGAATATGTGCCGATTAAGAACCTTGGGGTAGATTCTTTAGCATTAATGGAGCTTGTATTAAGAATTGAAGAACAAGCAGGAATTGAGATTGATTTTGATGAATTTGAAGTGGATTCAGTTTCCACACTAAATAAAATTAGTCATTTTTTCAATCAAAGTGAGGAATTAAAATGA
- a CDS encoding 4'-phosphopantetheinyl transferase family protein, with amino-acid sequence MRSEIYLLEKNISKENQRIYFNQLIKCKNPKFFSKSYSGNYAALITSSICPVSIDIEKKKPLTHEQMDIFISFMFNCKDCISYSKAQQENFFKLWGIKEVYSKYFGEGLYIDFKEISIEQDELNRYKVSYKNKNHVTVKIVEQNNYVVAYICNHFKGENKNGNKNDRSSKSVSFREK; translated from the coding sequence TTGAGAAGTGAAATATATTTGCTGGAAAAAAATATCAGCAAGGAAAATCAAAGGATTTACTTTAATCAATTAATAAAGTGTAAAAATCCAAAATTCTTTTCTAAATCGTATTCGGGAAACTATGCGGCACTTATAACTTCATCTATTTGCCCTGTATCAATTGATATTGAAAAAAAGAAACCTCTAACTCATGAACAGATGGATATTTTTATATCATTTATGTTTAACTGCAAAGATTGCATCAGCTATTCAAAGGCTCAACAAGAAAATTTTTTTAAACTATGGGGGATAAAGGAGGTGTATTCAAAGTATTTTGGAGAAGGATTGTATATTGATTTTAAAGAAATTAGTATTGAACAGGACGAACTCAATCGTTACAAAGTATCTTATAAAAATAAGAACCATGTAACGGTGAAGATAGTCGAGCAAAATAATTATGTTGTTGCGTATATTTGTAATCATTTTAAGGGAGAAAATAAAAATGGAAATAAAAATGACAGAAGTTCAAAAAGCGTATCTTTTAGGGAGAAATGA
- a CDS encoding ABC transporter ATP-binding protein, translated as MTYINFKEVSKIYQVSGEVTVNAVNQVNFTINEGEFVVIVGASGAGKTTLLNLLGGMEKTSSGTIVIDNKEISSLKKEELTEYRRNDVGFVFQFYNLVPNLSALENIELAAEVCKEPLNSREVLTSVGLDQRAGNFPSQLSGGEQQRVSIARALAKNPKMLLCDEPTGALDSETGKTIIKLLVDTSKKMNKTVIIVTHNIEFTKIADKVIKMHNGKIADSYTQESPSDVEELVW; from the coding sequence ATGACATACATCAATTTTAAAGAGGTCAGCAAAATATACCAAGTAAGTGGGGAAGTCACGGTAAACGCTGTAAACCAAGTAAACTTCACGATTAATGAAGGGGAATTTGTTGTAATAGTAGGTGCAAGTGGCGCTGGAAAAACAACCCTTTTGAATCTACTAGGTGGAATGGAAAAAACAAGTTCCGGTACAATCGTTATCGACAATAAAGAAATTTCTTCACTAAAAAAAGAAGAACTGACAGAATATCGTAGGAATGATGTTGGGTTTGTCTTTCAATTTTACAATTTAGTCCCTAATTTATCTGCTCTGGAAAATATTGAGTTAGCTGCGGAAGTTTGTAAAGAGCCGCTTAATTCTCGTGAGGTATTAACTAGCGTTGGTCTTGATCAGCGAGCAGGGAATTTTCCAAGTCAGTTATCAGGTGGCGAACAACAACGCGTCTCTATTGCCAGAGCACTTGCGAAAAATCCTAAAATGTTACTATGTGACGAACCAACGGGAGCCTTAGATTCAGAAACAGGTAAAACAATCATCAAGCTTTTAGTAGACACTTCTAAAAAAATGAATAAAACAGTCATCATTGTGACTCACAATATAGAATTTACTAAAATTGCAGATAAAGTAATTAAAATGCATAATGGGAAAATTGCAGATAGTTATACGCAGGAAAGTCCTTCAGATGTGGAGGAATTAGTATGGTAA
- a CDS encoding ATP-grasp domain-containing protein yields the protein MINRKKNVILIFSEDTSTQYLYEAAKKIGYQPIFIYLSEKDIDSSYPYLVLDIFDSDTQNIVNIIENQYGEIFGIVSCIEQLTNKVALIAEAMNINVNNTSTYMTLRDKTLMKSTWLQKNVKTPQMFFGKTIDELTSLTLEFPLIVKPVFGAGSAGVKIVSTEVELINQIKKIIRFNKTVLNKEAAQTSGYLIEEYINGREYSVDTIWINGEPIIDGIMSKGTPVGPNFPDRLYFTEVDLDQKIKSDILSEAHSAAKACQIENGATHTELRLDEKNQPYVIEAALRPGAGGSFYQIFEKTSGEPYYEMLLKSYIPQEIMRIKKYRREWKPMENLFWYNVSYKGQGKIKEIKVGEKLKHEAIDKIFLRKRAGDYIAAEGESFSYLAWITGCFPRDMPKKQYFEFLEEFEKDIQLSFY from the coding sequence ATGATCAATAGAAAAAAAAATGTTATTCTGATTTTTTCTGAAGATACTAGTACTCAATATTTATATGAAGCAGCAAAAAAAATAGGCTATCAACCAATTTTTATTTATCTCTCGGAAAAAGATATTGATTCTTCATATCCGTATCTTGTTTTAGATATTTTCGATAGTGATACACAAAATATTGTTAACATTATTGAAAATCAATATGGGGAAATTTTTGGTATTGTTTCTTGCATAGAGCAATTGACCAATAAAGTTGCTTTGATTGCAGAAGCAATGAATATTAATGTGAATAATACGAGTACTTATATGACACTGAGAGACAAAACGTTGATGAAATCTACATGGTTACAAAAAAATGTAAAGACACCTCAAATGTTTTTTGGAAAAACTATTGATGAGTTAACGTCTTTAACGCTTGAGTTTCCACTGATTGTGAAACCAGTATTTGGTGCAGGGAGTGCAGGCGTAAAAATCGTGAGTACAGAAGTTGAATTAATAAATCAAATCAAAAAAATTATTCGTTTTAATAAAACAGTTCTCAATAAAGAGGCTGCTCAAACTAGCGGCTATCTTATTGAAGAGTATATCAATGGAAGAGAATATTCCGTTGATACAATTTGGATAAATGGTGAACCAATTATTGATGGTATTATGTCGAAAGGAACACCTGTAGGACCAAACTTTCCAGATAGACTGTACTTTACAGAAGTAGATTTAGATCAAAAAATTAAATCTGATATTCTAAGTGAAGCTCATAGCGCAGCTAAAGCATGTCAGATAGAAAATGGTGCGACACATACCGAATTAAGACTAGACGAGAAAAATCAACCGTACGTAATTGAAGCAGCTTTAAGACCAGGAGCTGGAGGATCTTTTTATCAAATTTTTGAAAAGACGTCGGGGGAGCCTTACTATGAAATGTTACTAAAATCTTATATTCCTCAGGAAATTATGCGTATCAAAAAATACCGAAGAGAATGGAAACCTATGGAAAACCTTTTTTGGTACAATGTCAGTTATAAAGGACAAGGTAAAATTAAAGAGATTAAGGTGGGGGAGAAATTAAAACATGAGGCGATTGACAAGATTTTTCTTAGAAAAAGAGCTGGTGATTATATTGCTGCCGAGGGAGAGTCATTTTCTTATTTAGCTTGGATAACAGGTTGTTTCCCAAGAGATATGCCTAAAAAACAGTATTTTGAATTTTTGGAAGAGTTTGAAAAAGATATCCAACTTAGCTTTTATTAA